A portion of the Myxococcus stipitatus genome contains these proteins:
- a CDS encoding SO2930 family diheme c-type cytochrome encodes MKRTPYMKHLGLAAVVLAAVVAACSGDDEDEPGIDPPDAGDASTDGGRSDAGDAGDGGDAGDAGDAGDAGDGGHSQPDGGESTGNPDSGTPDAATLPNALSELKLFTGSPAEGNFQPVAGSVPYELTTPLFSDYALKSRTLVIPAGKSAVYKEYDVLDLPVGTVITKTFSYPADLREPTVNVRPLETRVLVRRTEGWDAVSYVWNDTLTEATKASGGKVFKNFQVVNTQGETLTFDYLVPSKNQCQKCHHVVDENENQHLLPIGVKARYLNREHTYDGQAKNQLQHLADLGQLTDLPSLDKVPSAPDAFDTTSTASLDDRARTYLDINCAHCHNAKAQPGITSRLLLDIRTRDAFSNGVCKRPGSAGSEVGGEFDIVPGSHGTSILWYRLHTEESGKMMPEIGRAIRHEEGSQLIADWIDAMTPQTCK; translated from the coding sequence ATGAAGCGCACGCCGTACATGAAACACCTGGGCCTCGCCGCGGTGGTGCTCGCCGCGGTGGTGGCCGCTTGTTCCGGTGACGACGAAGACGAGCCCGGGATCGACCCACCGGACGCGGGCGATGCCTCGACGGATGGGGGCCGCTCGGACGCCGGTGACGCGGGCGATGGTGGCGACGCGGGCGATGCGGGTGACGCTGGCGACGCGGGAGATGGGGGCCATTCCCAGCCGGATGGTGGCGAGAGCACGGGCAATCCCGACTCCGGCACGCCGGACGCGGCCACCCTGCCCAACGCGCTGTCGGAGCTGAAGCTGTTCACCGGCAGCCCCGCGGAGGGGAACTTCCAGCCGGTGGCGGGCTCCGTCCCGTACGAGCTGACCACGCCGTTGTTCTCCGACTACGCGCTCAAGTCGCGCACGCTGGTCATCCCGGCGGGCAAGAGCGCGGTGTACAAGGAGTACGACGTGCTGGACCTGCCCGTGGGCACGGTCATCACCAAGACGTTCTCCTACCCCGCGGACCTGCGCGAGCCGACCGTGAACGTGCGCCCCCTGGAGACGCGCGTGCTGGTGCGGCGGACGGAGGGCTGGGACGCCGTCTCCTACGTGTGGAACGACACGCTGACGGAGGCCACCAAGGCGTCTGGCGGCAAGGTCTTCAAGAACTTCCAGGTCGTCAACACGCAGGGCGAGACGCTGACGTTCGACTACCTGGTGCCCAGCAAGAACCAGTGCCAGAAGTGCCACCACGTGGTGGACGAGAACGAGAACCAGCACCTGCTGCCCATCGGCGTGAAGGCCCGCTACCTCAACCGCGAGCACACGTATGACGGCCAGGCGAAGAACCAGCTCCAGCACCTGGCGGACCTGGGACAGCTGACGGACCTGCCCTCCCTGGACAAGGTCCCGTCCGCGCCGGACGCCTTCGACACGACGAGCACGGCCAGCCTCGATGACCGGGCGCGCACGTACCTGGACATCAACTGCGCCCACTGCCACAACGCGAAGGCGCAGCCGGGCATCACCAGCCGGTTGCTCCTGGACATCCGGACGCGGGACGCGTTCTCCAACGGCGTGTGCAAGCGTCCGGGCTCGGCGGGCAGTGAAGTGGGCGGCGAGTTCGACATCGTCCCCGGCAGCCATGGCACGTCCATCCTCTGGTACCGGCTGCACACCGAGGAGTCCGGGAAGATGATGCCGGAGATTGGCCGCGCCATCCGCCACGAGGAGGGCTCGCAGCTCATCGCCGATTGGATCGACGCCATGACGCCGCAGACCTGCAAGTAG
- a CDS encoding parallel beta-helix domain-containing protein: protein MNRPPLSRMSRAMLITLVGLLALPACSDDDDETPNIPDAGPRPDAGTDGGSDGGGEPEPDAGSDAGTWATEFSCEGKPQQTLTFDPGQEQELQNAVNELEPCTTIQLGAGTFHFDNAVTIRQDGITIAGAGRGAKGEGTGGGASTVLDFSEATANTNGLDVVGKLFTVRDVALWNAQKDALRVENSANVYIQRIRTEWAEENNPDNGKYGIYPVKSRYVIIEDCEAYNAADAGIYVGQTRYAIVRRNIARQNVAGIEIENTKYAYVEGNTAIDNTTGLVVFDLPGNPIKGTDILVLDNTITGNNRPNFASVSSSSSTVSQVPAGTGTFVLASRRVEFRGNTWGENNTVDIAVLSGLAIEPNIDLWSAGFFNFTSTDVYIHHNTFQGESGAAVDNGNTNQELRPLGTLVEAVYLYGLFYKDIERVEHVLWDGMDPTPPAPSETVSHNRLNLCFVDNVVPQPDKPAVVDFDLANVQAILTSGTPNPAAAAFEETRRFKQGEAPFNCTGFSPALSLP, encoded by the coding sequence ATGAACCGTCCGCCACTGTCGCGCATGTCTCGCGCCATGCTCATCACCCTGGTGGGTCTGCTGGCCCTTCCCGCGTGCTCGGACGACGACGACGAGACGCCGAACATCCCGGACGCCGGACCGCGACCGGACGCGGGGACCGACGGCGGTTCCGACGGCGGCGGTGAGCCGGAGCCGGACGCCGGCAGCGACGCGGGCACGTGGGCGACGGAGTTCTCCTGCGAGGGCAAGCCCCAGCAGACGCTGACGTTCGACCCCGGCCAGGAGCAGGAGCTGCAGAACGCCGTCAACGAGCTGGAGCCCTGCACCACCATCCAGTTGGGCGCGGGTACGTTCCACTTCGACAACGCGGTGACCATCCGGCAGGACGGTATCACCATCGCCGGCGCGGGCCGCGGCGCGAAGGGCGAGGGCACGGGTGGCGGCGCCAGCACGGTGCTCGACTTCTCGGAGGCCACGGCCAACACCAACGGCCTGGACGTGGTGGGCAAGCTGTTCACGGTGCGCGACGTGGCGCTGTGGAACGCGCAGAAGGACGCGCTGCGCGTGGAGAACTCGGCCAACGTCTACATCCAGCGCATCCGCACCGAGTGGGCCGAGGAGAACAACCCGGACAACGGCAAGTACGGCATCTACCCGGTGAAGTCGCGCTACGTCATCATCGAGGACTGCGAGGCGTACAACGCCGCGGACGCGGGCATCTACGTGGGCCAGACGCGCTACGCCATCGTGCGGCGCAACATCGCGCGGCAGAACGTGGCGGGCATCGAAATCGAGAACACGAAGTACGCCTACGTGGAGGGCAACACGGCCATCGACAACACCACGGGCCTGGTGGTGTTCGACCTGCCGGGCAACCCCATCAAGGGCACGGACATCCTGGTGCTGGACAACACCATCACCGGCAACAACCGCCCGAACTTCGCGTCGGTGTCGTCCAGCAGCAGCACCGTGTCCCAGGTGCCGGCCGGCACGGGCACGTTCGTGCTGGCGTCGCGCCGGGTGGAGTTCCGCGGCAACACGTGGGGCGAGAACAACACGGTGGACATCGCGGTGCTCAGCGGTCTGGCCATCGAGCCGAACATCGACCTGTGGTCGGCGGGCTTCTTCAACTTCACCAGCACGGACGTGTACATCCACCACAACACCTTCCAGGGCGAGAGCGGCGCCGCGGTGGACAACGGCAACACGAACCAGGAGCTGCGCCCGCTGGGCACGCTGGTGGAGGCCGTCTACCTGTACGGGCTGTTCTACAAGGACATCGAGCGCGTGGAGCACGTGCTGTGGGACGGCATGGACCCGACCCCGCCCGCCCCGAGCGAGACGGTGTCGCACAACCGCCTCAACCTCTGCTTCGTCGACAACGTCGTGCCGCAGCCGGACAAGCCGGCGGTGGTGGACTTCGACCTGGCCAACGTGCAGGCAATCCTGACGTCGGGGACGCCGAACCCGGCGGCGGCGGCCTTCGAGGAGACGCGCCGCTTCAAGCAGGGCGAGGCTCCCTTCAACTGCACGGGCTTCTCCCCGGCGCTGTCGCTGCCCTGA
- a CDS encoding heme-dependent oxidative N-demethylase family protein produces MLPYFPFEQDTFAMALGVRALRPGETLIEVDAPHYLDELALKDTLLRDDPRARFQALPDTEPLQWDVLRFLLRRMAAESPACFSLEEDGARWRFDNRMSGTRAELTPGDERGLPLAPLDWVGRQVQEDLLVLDGTREGFPLVAGQLCFPSGWCLDDKLGQSLLAVHTPVPRFAEQVGASTLKLLDGLKPGRPVTRCNWAITVTPRLCMEPRYRAEWSHLFEGITPDNAGERCLLRLERQTLSRLPETGAILFTIHTYVAPVAGEVPTPERRHALARVLRTVPEDMSAYKRLGPLRDPLLRWLGATG; encoded by the coding sequence GTGCTGCCCTACTTCCCCTTCGAGCAGGACACCTTCGCGATGGCACTCGGCGTGCGCGCGCTGCGGCCCGGTGAAACACTCATCGAGGTCGATGCGCCGCACTATCTCGACGAGCTGGCGCTGAAGGACACGCTCCTGCGAGACGACCCGCGCGCGCGTTTCCAGGCGCTGCCGGACACCGAACCCCTCCAGTGGGACGTGCTGCGCTTCCTCCTGCGTCGCATGGCCGCCGAGTCCCCCGCGTGCTTCTCCCTGGAGGAGGACGGCGCGCGCTGGCGTTTCGACAACCGGATGAGCGGCACGCGCGCGGAGCTGACGCCGGGTGACGAGCGCGGCCTGCCGCTGGCGCCGCTGGACTGGGTGGGGCGCCAGGTGCAGGAGGACCTGCTGGTGCTGGACGGCACGCGTGAGGGTTTCCCGCTAGTGGCCGGTCAGCTGTGTTTTCCCTCCGGCTGGTGTCTGGACGACAAGCTGGGGCAGTCGCTGCTCGCCGTGCACACGCCGGTGCCCCGCTTCGCCGAACAGGTGGGCGCCTCCACGCTCAAGCTGCTGGACGGGCTCAAGCCGGGGCGCCCCGTCACCCGCTGCAACTGGGCCATCACCGTCACCCCCCGGCTGTGCATGGAGCCCCGCTACCGCGCGGAGTGGAGCCACCTCTTCGAGGGCATCACCCCCGACAACGCGGGCGAGCGCTGCCTCCTGCGCCTGGAGCGCCAGACGCTCAGCCGCCTGCCGGAGACCGGCGCCATCCTCTTCACCATCCACACGTACGTCGCCCCCGTGGCAGGCGAGGTGCCCACCCCCGAACGCCGCCACGCCCTCGCGCGCGTGCTGAGGACCGTCCCCGAGGACATGAGCGCCTACAAGCGCCTGGGCCCACTGCGCGACCCCCTCCTCCGCTGGTTGGGCGCGACCGGGTAG